The following nucleotide sequence is from Streptomyces bathyalis.
TCTCGGGGGTGTAGCCCCACTCCTCCGGCATGGACGCCGTCCACGCCTTGAGGATCTCGCGCCAGTCCAGCTCCTTGAAGTCGTCCGAGGTGTTGAGGACACCCAGGCCGACGTTGCTGGTGCCGTCGCCCATGCCGAACACCCAGCCGTAGCCCGGCAGCAGGCGGTCCTGTGCGCCGCGCCGGTCCCACAGCTCCAGCCAGGACTCCAGGTAGTCGTCGTCGTGGCGCGGGGAAGTGAAGTACGTGCGGACGGCGACGCCCATCGGACGGTCCTCGCGCCTGTGCAGGCCCATCTTGAGGGAGAGGCGCGTGGAGTTGCCGTCCGCGGCGACGACGAGCGGAGCGTGGAAGGTGACCGGGGTCTTCTCCTCGCCGAGCTTGGCGTGGACACCCGTGATGCGGCCTCCCGCGTCCAGGATCGGCTCCCCGACGTTGCACCGCTCGTACATGCGGGCACCGGCCTTCTCCGCCTGCCGGGCCAGCTGCTCGTCGAAGTCGTCGCGCTTGCGCACGAGCCCGTAGTCCGGATACGTGGCCAGCTCCGGCCAGTCGAGTTCGAGGCGCTGACCGCCGCCGATGATGCGCAACCCCCTGTTGCGCAGCCAGCCGGCCTCCTCGGAGATGTCGATGCCCATGGCGACGAGCTGCTTCGCGGCACGCGGCGTGAGGCCGTCGCCGCACACTTTCTCACGGGGGAAGGCGGTCTTCTCGAGCAGCAGCACGTCCAGGCCGCTGCGGGCCAAGTGGTAGGCGGTGGTGGCCCCGGCGGGGCCGGCACCTACGACGATCACATCGGCGGTCCGCTCGGAGGTGACGGTGTCAGTCACAAGGACTCCCGCAAAGGCTGGGTACTGGGCAGTTGCAGTCTAAGAGGACGGTCCCGGGCGTCCGGGCACCCCCTGGGGCCACGCAGTGCGTGGACCCGGGGGACATCGCGTCCGTTCTCATCGGGAGGCGGCGGCCCGCGGCCTCACGTGCGAACGCCGCGGTGCAGGGCCACCACGCCGCCCGTCAGGTCGCGCCAGGCCACCTTCTCCCAGCCCGCCTGCTGGAGATGGCGTGCGAGAGCGGGCTGGTCGGGCCAGGCGCGGATCGACTCGGCGAGATAGACGTACGCGTCGGGACTGGAGGAGACGGCCCTGGCGACCGGAGGCAGCGCCCGCATCAGGTACTCGGTGTAGACGGTGCGGAACGGCGCCCAAGTGGGGTGGCTGAACTCGCAGATGACGATGCGGCCGCCGGGCGCGGTGACGCGG
It contains:
- a CDS encoding geranylgeranyl reductase family protein — encoded protein: MTDTVTSERTADVIVVGAGPAGATTAYHLARSGLDVLLLEKTAFPREKVCGDGLTPRAAKQLVAMGIDISEEAGWLRNRGLRIIGGGQRLELDWPELATYPDYGLVRKRDDFDEQLARQAEKAGARMYERCNVGEPILDAGGRITGVHAKLGEEKTPVTFHAPLVVAADGNSTRLSLKMGLHRREDRPMGVAVRTYFTSPRHDDDYLESWLELWDRRGAQDRLLPGYGWVFGMGDGTSNVGLGVLNTSDDFKELDWREILKAWTASMPEEWGYTPENMTGPIRGAALPMAFNRQPHYTRGLLLVGDAGGLVNPFNGEGIAYAMESGVIAAETIVQAHARATPAQRELALRRYPKILKETYGGYYTLGRAFVKLIGNPKVMKVATERGLSHPLLMRFALKMLANLTDPSGGDAMDRVINGLSKVAPRA